Genomic DNA from Sebaldella sp. S0638:
CAATATGTACTGTCCCGTAGACTTTCTCATCTTCCAGTATTATTCCGCATAATATTGCACTTTTATTTGTTCCTATCCCAAGCTCACCAAGAGATGAATTATTTTCATTCTCCAAAAGTATAGATATTTTTTCGGAATTTTTACCTGTTATTTCTTTCAAAAGACCGTTTTCTATTTTCATATATAAAGGAGTGTCCAGCTTTCCTATTCCCACCATACTTCCATCTATTATCATTTCACCGTTTGCAGTGCCTTCCACAGGTGCTATATAAGCTTCACCTGACGGAAGATTCCCCGCGGTTCCTTTTTTATCATATACACCGGTACTCGGCACCCCGTTACGTGACTCCAGACTCATTGACAAAGTATACTCCCCTTTTACTATCTTCGCACTCTTAGCTTTAGTAAGCATATCTGTCATTCTGAGGGTCAGTTTTTCTACTTCATCATAATCAGCAGTTATCGCACCTTTGGAAAACATCTCTTCTGTAATTCCGGGCATTGTTGCTACTCTTACACCATTCTTCACTGCATTTATCCTTGCATTTGTATGTGTCATCGAGACTGTCGTAGGACAGATTACCACATCTGCATTCAGCATAGCTTTTGCTGTTATTTCATCAGGCTCTTCCCCGCTTACTTTTCCGGGCATACTCATCAAAAGAAAAGGTTTTGCCCCGACATTTTTTACTGCTTCAAATAAAGCCTGTCCCATTTTGAGTTTGTTTTCATCAGTTACTATTAATACCTTTTCGTCTTTTTGTATTTTAAGACATTTTTCTACCACGGTTTTACTGCCTTGTGATAAATCCATTTTCTACCTCCATCCTCCTGTTAATTCTGTTACTACTCTTGCTACAAGAGTTCTTGATAAAACTACAGGTTTTCCAGTAATTTTTTCTACCTCCTGTTTCATACTTTTATCATATCCTATACAATCAAGTACAATTATATCCACATTTTCTGCTTTTAATTTTTCCGCAGCTTTCCTTATACCTTCTATTTCTTTATACGGTGAAGCTGCCTCTGCACTCACATGCACTCCTGTTTCCGTCCATTTTTCTGACATCTGCACTATCTGATCTTCTTCTGGAACTATTACTCCTATTCTTCCATTCACAGCAAAATCAGGCACAAGAGAGTACATTATTTTCTGCGGGTAAATAAGCGGTATTTTTGAAGTCAGAAGACTCCCGAAATATCCCGTACAAATAACTATTATCAATTCTGCTCCCTGTTTTTCCAGATTATTTATACAGTTTTGCAGTAAAGGAATTATGTATGACTTGCCGAATTTTACATGTGATCCGTCATTTAGTTTTGATACCAGAACATAATCATTTTTATCCGGTATAAATTTTTCTATTTCTTCCCTTGTCAGTCCGTCAAGAGCTCCTGCTTCGAGAACTGTAACATTCTCTCCGAGAATTTCCTTCATTTCAGGAATTACATCTGTTCTTGGTGACTGACCTATTGTTATTGCACCTATTTTTCTTTTCATACTCCGCTCCTATTTTCCAAAAGTTTGAAAATGCTTCATTTCTCCGTATTTACTTATAATTTTATCAAATTCTTCTTTATCATAAAAATCACATTGATTTCTTCCAAATGCTTTTGCTACTTCAAGACTGAACCTTGCTGCAGATTCCATGTCTGTAAAATGGCTTGCTCCTGTGGCACATCCCGGTACAGGCACTTCTGTTGTTATTGCCACTCCCACTACAGGAGCTGATGTAGCAGTAGCAGGCTGAAGTATGCTGTTCAAATGATAAAGATCATTTCCATACGGCGTTATGTCCTGTATTGAAAGCGGGAATACCGCCGGAAGTTTTCCTGTTGTTATTTCCATAAATGTAAGAAGATCATTGCTTACTTTAAGAATATAACCCTCTTTTACAGTTGGTGATATTGCAAATCCTCTTGTATTAATAACTTTGTTTCCTTTAGTAGTATCAATAGACAAAATTGCATCCATTTCATCATTTACTTCTTCTCTGTTTACAGTAGCCATATCAACAGGCGATCCCATAAACGGCACCGGCTCATGAGGCTGTGTAGGCGCGTCAGGACATATATGTGTTCCTACTATTACATCCCCTTCAAGAAAGTCACCTTTATTCTGCATATCCAGAATTTTAGCTGCTACAGAAAGGGCTACCATTGCTCCATCAGCATCTGATACCATTCCTGTCATTACTGGTCTTGCTCCAATACCTCCAAGTCTTCCCAATATTCCAATGGTAGGAGCATTACCTCCCTTACTTTTTCCGTTTTTTCCCTCTATTTTTATTTTCACAAAATCCGTAGAGCCTTTTTCACCGGTTATTTTTTTTACATCTATATTTTTACCGCCGTAAGTTTCCAAAAGTTCCTTTACCAGCTGACCGCTTGCATCTGCACGGTCAATTACTTCATATACATCCATTAACTGTTTTAATAACACTTTATTTACCTCCTTGTATAATATGTTTGTAGTTAAAAAAGCTAAATTAACTACTTAAAATCTTTGTTACTTTATGTAATA
This window encodes:
- a CDS encoding aminopeptidase, which encodes MDLSQGSKTVVEKCLKIQKDEKVLIVTDENKLKMGQALFEAVKNVGAKPFLLMSMPGKVSGEEPDEITAKAMLNADVVICPTTVSMTHTNARINAVKNGVRVATMPGITEEMFSKGAITADYDEVEKLTLRMTDMLTKAKSAKIVKGEYTLSMSLESRNGVPSTGVYDKKGTAGNLPSGEAYIAPVEGTANGEMIIDGSMVGIGKLDTPLYMKIENGLLKEITGKNSEKISILLENENNSSLGELGIGTNKSAILCGIILEDEKVYGTVHIAFGTNTSFGGTVKADCHMDGVILKPDLYLDDILVMKNGKIIV
- a CDS encoding AroM family protein — translated: MKRKIGAITIGQSPRTDVIPEMKEILGENVTVLEAGALDGLTREEIEKFIPDKNDYVLVSKLNDGSHVKFGKSYIIPLLQNCINNLEKQGAELIIVICTGYFGSLLTSKIPLIYPQKIMYSLVPDFAVNGRIGVIVPEEDQIVQMSEKWTETGVHVSAEAASPYKEIEGIRKAAEKLKAENVDIIVLDCIGYDKSMKQEVEKITGKPVVLSRTLVARVVTELTGGWR
- a CDS encoding DUF1177 family protein; amino-acid sequence: MLLKQLMDVYEVIDRADASGQLVKELLETYGGKNIDVKKITGEKGSTDFVKIKIEGKNGKSKGGNAPTIGILGRLGGIGARPVMTGMVSDADGAMVALSVAAKILDMQNKGDFLEGDVIVGTHICPDAPTQPHEPVPFMGSPVDMATVNREEVNDEMDAILSIDTTKGNKVINTRGFAISPTVKEGYILKVSNDLLTFMEITTGKLPAVFPLSIQDITPYGNDLYHLNSILQPATATSAPVVGVAITTEVPVPGCATGASHFTDMESAARFSLEVAKAFGRNQCDFYDKEEFDKIISKYGEMKHFQTFGK